From one Planktothrix agardhii NIES-204 genomic stretch:
- a CDS encoding hypothetical protein (hypothetical protein PCC8801_2497) — MMPYRQVFEQSILISANSGVVERCFTDLELMHQWLNPMLRCEPIDVWDTTVGGKCRFLIQIPIFQPSLKTVVLEREPGLIVWGFEGYFKGCDRWECVPEIPGTKLLNRFEFEIPNPLIKFGFNLFAAALTKADMEAQLKRLKQVAENL; from the coding sequence ATGATGCCATATCGTCAAGTTTTTGAACAATCTATTTTAATTTCGGCCAATTCTGGGGTTGTGGAACGGTGTTTTACAGATTTGGAACTGATGCACCAATGGTTGAATCCGATGTTACGCTGTGAACCGATTGATGTATGGGATACAACTGTGGGGGGGAAATGCCGATTTTTGATTCAAATTCCCATATTTCAACCGAGTTTAAAAACAGTGGTTTTAGAACGGGAACCGGGGTTAATTGTTTGGGGATTTGAAGGCTATTTTAAAGGATGCGATCGCTGGGAATGTGTACCGGAAATCCCAGGGACTAAACTTTTAAATAGATTTGAATTTGAAATCCCTAATCCTCTAATTAAATTCGGTTTTAATCTCTTTGCTGCTGCTCTAACAAAAGCAGACATGGAAGCCCAATTAAAACGATTAAAACAAGTAGCAGAAAATCTTTAA
- a CDS encoding RimK domain-containing protein ATP-grasp codes for MLNNIRLLLQACQNLNIDYEILHDHENLIKIKLDKNYYFCNYSTPFVDQSVFKILKDKEYTYSILKGKIKIPKTSGFLSLFCDEKYQEYLKFKTIPDIAQEIERIFPFPVIVKRNSGSSGQNVFLCKSFEEIETALTTIFNIHDKSYDYIAVAQEYILIQREYRAVFLNQELILLYEKDITQATFTGNLSPLHWQGARAKYINNPRIISEIETFCQPIFQELDLKYTGLDIAIDKDHQYWFIEANSHPNYDIFTRDNDPELAVQVFEKMLTFLASKSRKKPF; via the coding sequence ATGTTAAATAATATTAGGCTATTACTCCAGGCTTGCCAGAATCTAAATATTGATTATGAAATTCTCCATGATCATGAGAATTTAATCAAAATCAAACTCGATAAAAATTATTATTTCTGTAATTATAGCACACCTTTTGTCGATCAATCTGTTTTCAAAATTCTCAAAGATAAGGAATATACTTACTCAATTTTAAAGGGAAAAATTAAAATTCCGAAAACATCGGGCTTTCTTTCCCTATTTTGCGATGAGAAATATCAAGAGTATTTAAAGTTTAAAACCATTCCTGATATTGCTCAAGAAATTGAGAGGATATTCCCATTTCCCGTGATTGTTAAACGTAATTCTGGTTCCAGTGGGCAGAATGTTTTTTTATGTAAAAGTTTTGAGGAAATTGAAACCGCATTAACCACAATTTTTAACATTCATGATAAAAGTTATGATTATATTGCTGTTGCTCAAGAGTATATTTTAATCCAACGGGAATATCGAGCCGTTTTTTTAAATCAAGAATTAATTTTACTCTATGAAAAAGATATTACTCAAGCAACCTTTACCGGAAATCTAAGTCCTTTACATTGGCAAGGAGCGCGAGCCAAATATATTAATAATCCTCGTATTATATCAGAAATAGAAACATTTTGTCAACCTATTTTTCAAGAATTAGATTTAAAATATACCGGGTTAGATATTGCCATAGACAAAGATCATCAATATTGGTTTATAGAGGCAAATTCCCATCCCAATTATGATATATTTACTAGAGATAATGATCCAGAACTAGCCGTCCAAGTATTTGAAAAAATGCTAACTTTTTTAGCATCTAAATCAAGAAAAAAGCCATTCTAG
- a CDS encoding two-component response regulator, translating to MSSPINPPESEVVVSQVPARLLLVDDEPGLREAVQAYLEDSNFSVDTASNAKQGWEILQQSLPDLVITDVMMPEVDGYQFLQQMREDPRFKALPVVFLTAKGMKSDRIQGYQSGCDAYLSKPFDPEELVVIVKNLLARQAALRNSSGDGNPDIATLAGQIARIENMLKGKSGIHQTPPPIKIDLTPREQSVLDLVAKGLMNKEIARDLETSVRNVEKYVSRLFTKTGTNSRTELVRYALEHGLTQ from the coding sequence ATGTCTAGTCCGATTAATCCTCCTGAATCTGAAGTGGTTGTTTCTCAAGTTCCTGCTAGATTATTATTAGTAGATGATGAACCCGGACTGCGAGAAGCTGTACAAGCTTATTTAGAAGATAGTAATTTTAGTGTTGATACGGCCAGTAATGCCAAACAAGGGTGGGAAATATTACAGCAAAGTTTGCCCGATTTAGTGATTACTGATGTAATGATGCCGGAAGTTGACGGTTATCAATTTTTACAACAAATGCGGGAAGACCCCCGTTTTAAAGCCTTACCCGTTGTTTTCCTAACTGCTAAAGGGATGAAAAGCGATCGTATCCAAGGGTATCAATCCGGATGTGATGCTTATTTATCTAAACCTTTTGATCCTGAAGAATTAGTAGTAATTGTTAAAAATTTATTAGCCAGACAAGCCGCCCTTCGTAATAGTAGTGGTGATGGCAACCCCGATATTGCCACCTTAGCAGGTCAAATTGCCCGAATTGAAAATATGTTAAAAGGCAAAAGTGGAATTCATCAAACCCCACCCCCAATTAAAATTGATTTAACCCCTCGAGAACAGAGTGTTTTAGATTTAGTCGCTAAAGGATTAATGAACAAAGAAATAGCGCGGGATTTAGAAACCAGTGTGCGGAATGTGGAAAAATATGTCAGTCGTCTGTTTACAAAAACCGGAACCAATAGTCGGACAGAATTAGTCCGTTATGCCCTCGAACATGGATTAACTCAGTAA
- the argH gene encoding argininosuccinate lyase yields MTTTNSKTWSQRFEKSLHPAIAEFNASISFDIQLIEYDLTGSVAHAKMLAKTGIISHEEAEKLVLGLEQIRQEYRDGNFNPGVDAEDIHFAVERRLTELVGDVGKKLHTARSRNDQVGTDTRLYLRDQIQQIRQQLVDFQKVLLDLAETNVETLIPGYTHLQRAQPISLAHHLLAYTEMLNRDWERLGDVYKRVDICPLGSGALAGTTFPIDRHYSAELLGFGRVYANSLDGVSDRDWAIEFLSAASLIMVHLSRLAEEITLWASQEFSFVTLTDSCSTGSSIMPQKKNPDIPELVRGKTGRVFGHLQGLLVVMKGLPLAYNKDLQEDKEALFDAVKTVKGSLECMTILIAEGIEFRSSRLAEAVAEDFSNATDVADYLAARGIPFREAYGLVGKVVRTCLEAGKLLKDLTLEEWKQLHPQFEADIYEAITPRQVVSARNSYGGTGFDQVKQALQNARQRVE; encoded by the coding sequence ATGACAACAACGAACTCAAAAACTTGGAGCCAACGGTTTGAGAAATCTCTGCATCCTGCGATTGCAGAGTTTAACGCCAGTATTAGTTTTGATATCCAACTGATTGAATATGATTTGACCGGATCAGTTGCCCATGCTAAAATGTTAGCAAAAACTGGTATTATTAGTCACGAAGAAGCCGAAAAATTGGTTTTGGGTTTAGAACAAATTCGTCAAGAATATCGAGACGGAAATTTTAATCCTGGTGTTGATGCCGAGGATATTCATTTTGCCGTTGAACGTCGCTTAACTGAATTAGTAGGAGATGTGGGTAAAAAACTCCATACCGCTAGATCTCGCAATGATCAAGTCGGAACTGATACCCGTTTATATTTACGAGATCAAATTCAACAAATTCGACAACAATTAGTTGATTTTCAAAAGGTATTATTAGATCTAGCTGAAACCAATGTGGAAACTTTAATTCCAGGTTATACCCATTTACAACGGGCGCAACCGATTAGTTTAGCCCATCATTTATTAGCCTATACGGAAATGTTAAACCGAGATTGGGAACGTTTAGGAGATGTCTATAAACGGGTTGATATTTGTCCTTTAGGGAGTGGAGCATTAGCCGGAACAACTTTTCCGATTGATCGCCATTATAGTGCTGAATTATTAGGATTTGGTCGAGTTTATGCTAATAGTTTAGATGGAGTCAGTGATCGAGATTGGGCGATTGAATTTTTGAGCGCGGCGAGTTTAATTATGGTACATTTAAGTCGCCTTGCTGAAGAAATTACCCTCTGGGCTTCTCAAGAATTTAGTTTTGTTACTTTGACCGATAGCTGTTCTACGGGTTCGAGTATTATGCCTCAAAAGAAAAACCCCGATATTCCTGAATTAGTGCGAGGAAAAACCGGGCGGGTATTTGGTCATTTACAAGGATTATTAGTGGTGATGAAGGGATTACCTTTAGCCTATAATAAAGACTTACAAGAGGATAAAGAGGCATTATTTGATGCGGTAAAAACCGTTAAAGGCAGTTTAGAATGTATGACCATTTTAATCGCAGAAGGCATAGAATTTCGCTCTAGTCGTTTAGCTGAAGCGGTGGCGGAAGATTTCTCGAATGCAACGGATGTGGCTGATTATTTAGCCGCGCGAGGAATTCCCTTTCGTGAAGCCTATGGTTTAGTGGGAAAAGTGGTTAGAACTTGTTTAGAAGCGGGGAAATTACTTAAAGATTTAACCCTAGAAGAATGGAAACAATTACATCCTCAATTTGAAGCCGATATATACGAAGCGATCACTCCTCGTCAAGTGGTTTCGGCTCGAAATAGCTATGGGGGAACCGGATTTGATCAGGTCAAACAAGCCTTACAAAATGCCCGTCAACGGGTTGAATAA
- a CDS encoding pantetheine-phosphate adenylyltransferase — translation MIALYPGSFDPVTLGHLDVIERGCKLFEQVIVAVLGNPNKKPLFSVGERMEQISYSTQHLNNLEVASFDGLTVDYAKLRNAQVLIRGLRVLSDFELELQMAHINKTLSTEIETVFLATSKEYSFLSSSVVKEIARFGGSVDHLVPNHVAKELYKCYARNQPQD, via the coding sequence GTGATTGCCCTTTATCCTGGTAGCTTTGATCCGGTTACGTTAGGACATTTAGATGTCATTGAGCGAGGTTGTAAACTATTTGAACAGGTGATTGTGGCGGTATTGGGAAATCCTAATAAAAAGCCTTTATTTAGCGTAGGGGAAAGGATGGAACAAATCAGCTACAGTACCCAACATCTGAACAATCTGGAAGTAGCCAGTTTTGACGGTCTAACGGTAGACTATGCAAAACTACGGAATGCTCAAGTGTTAATTCGAGGGCTGCGAGTTCTTTCTGATTTTGAGTTAGAACTGCAAATGGCTCATATCAATAAAACTCTATCAACAGAAATTGAAACGGTATTTTTGGCAACCTCAAAGGAATATAGTTTCCTCTCTAGTAGTGTTGTTAAAGAAATTGCCCGATTTGGAGGTTCTGTTGATCATCTTGTTCCTAATCACGTTGCTAAAGAATTATATAAATGTTACGCCAGGAATCAACCCCAAGACTAG
- the eno gene encoding phosphopyruvate hydratase, whose translation MSDSGILTIIAREILDSRGRPTLEAEVYLDNGAYGHAQVPSGASTGSFEAHELRDGDKSRYGGKGVLTAVKNVNEVIAPALNGVSALEQTVIDQIMLDLDGTPNKSNLGANAILGVSLAVAKAAAETLGLPLYRYLGGPIANLLPVPLMNVINGGSHAANNVDIQEFMIVPIGAPTFKEALRCGAEVFASLSDVLKGKGLLGGVGDEGGFAPNLGSNQEALDILIQAIEIAGYKPGEQVALALDVAASEFYKDGIYTYDGQPNSGEQLTEYLSKLTSQYPIISIEDGLHEDDWVHWKSLTEKLGSKVQLVGDDLFVTNPTRLKRGLEEKIANSILVKLNQIGSLSETLETVDLATRNGYTSIISHRSGETEDTTIADLAVATRAGQIKTGSLCRSERVAKYNRLLRIEDELGAQAVYAGAVGLGPRFSK comes from the coding sequence ATGTCAGACAGTGGAATTCTTACTATTATTGCCCGTGAAATCCTCGACTCTCGCGGACGCCCAACCCTCGAAGCCGAAGTCTACCTCGATAACGGAGCTTATGGACACGCTCAAGTTCCCAGTGGAGCCTCCACCGGAAGCTTTGAAGCCCATGAACTCCGAGATGGAGATAAAAGCCGTTATGGGGGTAAAGGAGTTCTAACGGCGGTTAAAAACGTCAACGAAGTCATCGCCCCAGCCCTGAACGGAGTTAGCGCCCTAGAACAAACCGTCATCGACCAAATCATGCTCGACCTCGATGGCACTCCCAATAAAAGCAACCTGGGAGCTAATGCCATCCTAGGCGTCTCCCTAGCCGTCGCTAAAGCGGCCGCCGAAACCCTGGGTTTACCCCTCTATCGTTACTTAGGCGGCCCCATTGCCAACCTCCTCCCCGTCCCCTTGATGAACGTGATTAACGGAGGTTCCCACGCCGCGAATAACGTGGATATTCAGGAATTTATGATCGTTCCCATTGGGGCTCCCACCTTCAAAGAAGCCCTGCGTTGTGGTGCGGAAGTGTTTGCGTCCCTGAGTGACGTCTTGAAAGGTAAAGGACTCCTGGGTGGTGTGGGAGATGAAGGCGGTTTTGCTCCTAATTTGGGTTCTAACCAAGAAGCCTTAGATATTCTCATCCAAGCTATTGAAATCGCGGGTTATAAACCCGGTGAACAGGTCGCACTGGCTCTGGATGTGGCCGCGAGTGAATTCTATAAAGATGGTATCTATACCTACGACGGTCAACCGAATAGTGGGGAGCAACTGACTGAATACCTGAGTAAATTAACCAGTCAGTACCCGATTATTTCCATCGAAGACGGTCTCCACGAGGATGACTGGGTTCACTGGAAATCCCTAACGGAAAAACTCGGTAGTAAAGTGCAACTGGTGGGCGATGACCTATTTGTGACTAACCCAACCCGTTTAAAAAGAGGTCTTGAGGAGAAAATAGCGAATTCTATTTTGGTGAAACTCAACCAAATTGGTTCTCTGTCGGAAACCTTAGAAACCGTTGACCTAGCAACCCGCAATGGTTATACTTCCATAATTAGTCACCGTTCCGGGGAAACTGAAGATACCACGATTGCAGACCTGGCCGTTGCTACCCGAGCCGGACAAATTAAAACGGGTTCTCTGTGTCGGAGTGAACGGGTTGCTAAATATAACCGTTTATTACGGATTGAAGACGAACTCGGTGCCCAAGCGGTTTATGCTGGAGCCGTTGGCCTAGGCCCCCGTTTCTCGAAATAA